A window of the Dioscorea cayenensis subsp. rotundata cultivar TDr96_F1 chromosome 14, TDr96_F1_v2_PseudoChromosome.rev07_lg8_w22 25.fasta, whole genome shotgun sequence genome harbors these coding sequences:
- the LOC120275702 gene encoding uncharacterized protein LOC120275702 isoform X1: MVLVMEFRLKSMPHLPSCQYSFLIKRSDSKRSRPFNIVSLASKGKGFGRQPAKKEKNKNVNLTKETDTAASEARKLAPEEDKTRAREAPYLMSGIERKFSDVSDQRFNEKLEAVRRSALEQKKREENKIYQAIDYDAPIESEQGTIGLGTKVGVGIAVVVFGLVFALGDFIPSGSVGPTLQSSIVDKKLTDEEKAALQTRLRQYEATLGTTPSDPTALEGAAVTLVELGSYDRASSLLEKLTKERPDDAEAFRLLGEVKYELKDYEGSAAAYRSSLSASRSVDFDVLRGLTNALLADKKPDEAVQFLLSARQNLNTQDPNQTDGSMESQKVDPIQDQVSGTILAKGPKVGRLFPLHFPISTFISLACITANKKGELWHKRLGHPNSVVLSHLLNSGLLGNKDQFSSHLSFDCFTCKLGKSLFLFLPMVIVKKASLI, encoded by the exons ATGGTTCTGGTGATGGAGTTCCGACTCAAATCAATG CCACACTTGCCAAGTTGTCAGTATAGCTTTCTTATCAAGAGAAGTGATTCAAAAAGGAGTAGGCCATTCAATATTGTTTCTTTAGCTTCAAAAGGGAAGGGGTTTGGGCGCCAACCTGCCAAGAAAGAGAAG AATAAAAATGTAAATCTAACAAAAGAGACTGACACTGCTGCATCGGAAGCAAG AAAACTTGCTCCAGAAGAAGATAAGACAAGAGCTAGAG AAGCACCTTATCTAATGAGTGGCATAGAGAGAAAGTTCAGTGATGTCTCTGATCAACGTTTCAATGAGAAACTGGAAGCAGTAAGAAG GTCTGCACTTGAGCAGAAGaaaagggaagaaaacaaaatttatcaagCAATTGACTATGATGCACCTATTGAATCTGAGCAAGGTACTATTGGGCTTGGTACAAAG GTGGGAGTTGGAATAGCTGTTGTTGTTTTTGGGTTGGTTTTTGCACTTGGAGACTTCATTCCCTCTGGAAG TGTTGGGCCGACACTGCAGTCTTCAATTGTTGATAAAAAACTTACAGATGAAGAGAAAGCAGCTCTCCAG ACGAGACTTCGACAATATGAGGCAACACTTGGCACGACACCTTCAGATCCTACTGCTCTTGAA GGTGCAGCTGTGACTTTGGTAGAATTAGGATCATATGATCGAGCATCATCTTTGCTCGAGAAACTTACCAAG GAAAGGCCTGATGATGCTGAAGCATTTCGTTTACTAGGGGAAGTTAAGTATGAGCTCAAGGATTATGAAGGGAGTGCTGCAGCCTACAGGAGTTCTTTATCA GCTTCTCGTAGTGTGGATTTTGACGTTCTTCGTGGACTTACAAATGCGTTACTTGCTGATAAGAAACCTGATGAG GCAGTTCAGTTCCTTCTCTCGGCTCGGCAAAATCTGAACACACAGGACCCAAATCAAACCGATGGCTCAATGGAATCACAGAAAGTTGATCCAATTcaa GATCAGGTGTCAGGGACAATACTAGCGAAGGGGCCTAAAGTTGGACGATTGTTTCCTTTACACTTTCCTATTTCCACTTTTATTTCCTTAGCTTGTATCACTGCAAACAAGAAAGGTGAATTATGGCACAAACGTTTAGGCCATCCTAATTCTGTTGTCTTATCTCACTTACTCAATTCTGGTTTATTGGGCAATAAAGATCAATTCTCCTCTCATCTTTCTTTTGACTGCTTTACATGTAAATTGGGTAAAagtctctttcttttccttcccATGGTAATCGTGAAAAAAGCTTCTTTGATATGA
- the LOC120275513 gene encoding uncharacterized protein LOC120275513 isoform X3 codes for MPPASPAPCLLSWFAFWVDGMTGLVSSLEDDQKVVKKRKTELGGMFSVASWILFVGLLTTLLYQFITKRSIEVHRVKPAKASELKSFNNDMEFNITTLSSMSCSHLRGFDTLVIGTPGSIDYKISPLLTYANYSCYDTIWGPTISLKCSSCQVLLGNHYISWQFVDLPNSPAMAVGFQFNITAKDHACNKHVSFVSGTLKSESLTCDGPKTFRGPDMSILKIHLFPQKFKNLHNLQLIQPLLHDFLPGSSFSDVIDLRASLQSSLNGVVNTVLYIRYLSDYIVETDKENLLGLVGFFADAGGLYAITLAIFLYFLLQCEARIKKLQCEDSVMRDIRSQRRAQRHWDKLRKYVKYTWGRSNLVVKSRSRRRHISLRIGSFHVQNVVPEDFLTGILKSNVACSNQVCGVSNIDKKSMTMKEINLHTFV; via the exons ATGCCTCCGGCTTCTCCGGCGCCGTGCTTGTTGTCATGGTTCGCATTCTGGGTAGATGGAATGACTGGTCTTGTTTCTTCTCTTGAG GATGACCAAAAGGTAgtaaaaaagaggaaaacagaGCTTGGAGGGATGTTTTCTGTAGCAAGCTGGATCTTATTTGTTGGTCTCTTGACTAC GTTACTGTATCAGTTTATCACGAAACGAAGCATTGAGGTCCATAGAGTTAAGCCAGCTAAGGCTTCAGAGTTGAAGTCTTTTAATAATGATATGGAATTTAATATAACCACGTTATCGAGCATGAGCTGTTCTCATTTACGTGGCTTTGATACTCTGGTGATTGGGACTCCTGGTTCCATTGACTACAAAATTTCTCCATTGTTAACATATGCAAATTATTCTTGTTACGACACAATCTGGGGACCTACTATTTCTCTTAAGTGCAGCAGTTGCCAGGTTCTTCTAGGAAACCATTACATTTCATGGCAATTTGTTGACCTTCCAAACAGTCCTGCTATGGCTGTTGGCTTTCAATTCAATATAACGGCCAAAGACCATGCTTGTAATAAACATGTGAGCTTTGTGAGTGGAACACTGAAATCTGAGAGCTTGACATGTGATGGACCAAAAACTTTCAGAGGGCCAGATATGAGTATATTGAAAATTCATCTGTTTCCgcagaaattcaaaaatttgcaCAATTTACAACTCATTCAGCCTTTGCTGCATGATTTTCTTCCTGGTTCATCATTTTCTGATGTTATCGATCTTCGTGCTTCCCTTCAAAGTTCTCTGAATGGAGTTGTAAATACAGTATTGTATATCAGATATCTCTCTGATTATATTGTGGAGACTGATAAGGAGAATTTATTGGGACTTG TGGGTTTTTTCGCGGATGCTGGTGGTCTTTATGCCATTACCCTTGCAATTTTTCTGTACTTCTTGTTGCAA TGTGAAGCGAGGATTAAGAAGCTGCAATGTGAAGATAGTGTCATGCGAGATATTAGAAGCCAAAGGCGTGCTCAACGACATTGGGACAAA TTGAGGAAATATGTGAAGTACACCTGGGGTCGTAGTAACTTGGTTGTGAAAAGCAGAAGCCGCAGACGACATATCAGTTTGAGGATTGGTTCTTTTCATG TGCAGAATGTAGTACCGGAGGATTTTCTTACTGGAATTCTCAAGTCAAATGTGGCATGTAGCAACCAAGTTTGTGGAGTTTCTAACATAGACAAG AAATCAATGACAATGAAAGAAATCAATCTTCATACATTTGTGTGA
- the LOC120276223 gene encoding cation/H(+) antiporter 28, which yields MADNDNEKARETMCMALQGSQASSVYSLVAVEMLLLLVFSKLLHLLLLRRLGQPRLICDFLAAMLMANIDTVKHHFQLVIGDVIDPAGEFVFATYLFVLGLEMDPRLLLRRKGPEASVAYFGILSNFLLTLLFFPVLQDMHIAQKDDFLTSAGLAAILATTSSHILARLATELKFSRSEIGRFSITAGVTTDLLSTILMLVGYTCYSLYNQWKWTMIGITYVAVETILVFAVITPVVDWMNDRNPEGKPLKGQYMVAAFMIPAMLCYLARKAGYDWKLNAFLVGLALPGKGRISSFLISRINFSLTYLILPFYFVLVNMKTGDDGNSSTASFSMVGVFTILGGMGKTLGTMYAGIMRHDMKWEDAMRIGLLLNVKGPYHFFCAHMAVNSHLIDRNTMNTLMFSFLVSIAYIPMMAGRIRQKIKKSERELTGIQWHDAGEELRLVVGLHGPRNVPLAVGIIEAARVGTTSLAVYTMDMVQMTERAAAMLVHGQDLEEATVLDEQIMEMREHINSGLETYKEQLNDEDKKHLNIRRLLAIASFDDMHHDICNAAEDVKSVLIILPYHRRQMVGGGLSEGKTGFKNVNRKVLQNAPCSVGILVDRDQGRKKLASSLVLQNIVVVFIGGKDDREALALAGIIVQHPSINLMVARFLPDPAAIDKANRTGHQAFAFDADEDAEARADEQYFTAFHERHSGKKNLVCMDVHVSNGAETVAALRSLAERHELFIVGRGEVRWSLVTAGMSDWVEHADLGPVGDVLAASDFSTSTSALVIQQHDNRKEQKVIDDDFLPM from the coding sequence ATGGCGGACAATGACAATGAAAAAGCCCGGGAAACAATGTGCATGGCTTTACAAGGCTCCCAAGCATCATCAGTGTACTCCTTGGTCGCCGTTGAgatgctcctcctcctcgtcttctccaaactcctccacctcctcctcctccgccgtCTCGGCCAACCTCGTCTCATCTGTGACTTCCTTGCCGCAATGCTCATGGCCAACATCGACACCGTCAAGCACCACTTCCAACTCGTTATCGGCGATGTAATTGATCCTGCCGGAGAATTTGTCTTCGCCACCTACCTCTTTGTCCTTGGCCTTGAAATGGATCCCCGGCTTCTTCTCCGACGTAAAGGACCAGAAGCATCAGTTGCATATTTCGGAATATTATCAAACTTTCTTCTAACTCTACTATTCTTTCCGGTCCTCCAAGACATGCACATTGCTCAAAAGGATGACTTTTTGACGTCGGCCGGGCTCGCCGCCATACTTGCCACGACATCGTCACATATACTCGCCCGATTGGCAACCGAGCTCAAGTTCAGCCGCTCAGAGATTGGACGCTTCTCCATCACCGCCGGCGTAACAACAGATTTATTATCCACCATTCTTATGCTCGTCGGCTACACTTGTTACTCCTTATACAATCAATGGAAATGGACAATGATCGGAATTACATATGTTGCTGTGGAAACTATTCTTGTATTTGCGGTCATTACTCCAGTGGTGGACTGGATGAATGACAGAAATCCTGAAGGGAAGCCGCTGAAAGGACAGTACATGGTGGCGGCATTCATGATTCCGGCCATGCTGTGTTATTTGGCAAGAAAAGCTGGTTATGATTGGAAACTGAATGCATTCTTGGTAGGACTTGCATTGCCGGGAAAAGGAAGGATTTCGAGCTTTCTCATCAGTAGAATAAACTTTTCGCTTACATACCTTATCCTCCCTTTCTACTTTGTTCTGGTAAACATGAAGACTGGAGATGATGGGAATTCATCAACGGCATCTTTCTCAATGGTAGGAGTGTTCACCATCTTGGGAGGCATGGGGAAGACACTTGGGACTATGTATGCTGGAATCATGAGGCATGATATGAAGTGGGAGGATGCGATGCGCATCGGCCTGCTACTCAATGTCAAGGGGCCTTATCACTTCTTTTGTGCACACATGGCTGTGAATTCACACCTGATAGATAGAAACACCATGAATAcactcatgttttcttttcttgtttctattGCTTATATTCCGATGATGGCAGGAAGAATACGGCAGAAAATTAAGAAATCGGAGAGAGAACTCACCGGAATTCAGTGGCATGATGCTGGAGAAGAGCTCAGGTTGGTTGTAGGACTTCATGGGCCGAGGAATGTGCCACTGGCTGTTGGTATTATTGAGGCTGCTCGTGTGGGGACTACCTCCTTGGCAGTCTACACCATGGATATGGTACAGATGACGGAGCGTGCTGCTGCTATGCTCGTCCATGGGCAAGACCTGGAGGAAGCCACTGTGCTGGATGAACAGATAATGGAAATGAGAGAACATATAAACTCTGGGTTAGAAACTTACAAGGAGCAGCTAAACGATGAGGACAAAAAGCATCTGAACATTCGTCGATTGCTCGCCATTGCCTCATTTGATGATATGCATCATGATATATGCAATGCTGCTGAGGATGTAAAGTCTGTGCTCATTATCTTACCTTATCATCGTCGGCAGATGGTTGGTGGCGGCCTGAGCGAGGGGAAAACTGGGTTCAAAAATGTCAACAGGAAAGTTTTACAGAATGCACCGTGCTCTGTAGGGATTCTGGTGGACCGAGACCAGGGCAGGAAGAAGCTGGCTTCGTCCTTGGTGTTGCAGAACATTGTTGTTGTGTTCATCGGCGGGAAGGATGATCGGGAAGCTTTAGCACTTGCCGGAATCATTGTCCAGCATCCTAGTATTAACCTTATGGTTGCACGTTTCCTTCCTGACCCTGCTGCCATTGACAAAGCCAACAGGACCGGGCATCAAGCGTTTGCGTTTGATGCAGATGAAGATGCAGAGGCGCGGGCGGATGAGCAGTACTTCACGGCATTCCATGAGAGGCACTCAGGAAAAAAGAACTTAGTGTGCATGGATGTGCATGTTTCTAATGGGGCGGAGACAGTGGCGGCACTGCGATCTTTGGCAGAGCGGCATGAGCTGTTCATTGTAGGCCGGGGGGAGGTCCGGTGGTCACTGGTGACTGCTGGGATGAGTGACTGGGTAGAGCACGCTGATCTTGGCCCTGTCGGAGATGTACTTGCTGCCTCAGACTTCTCAACATCGACATCAGCATTGGTCATACAGCAGCATGATAATAGGAAGGAGCAGAAGGTCATAGATGATGACTTCCTACCAATGTAG